From a single Solanum dulcamara chromosome 4, daSolDulc1.2, whole genome shotgun sequence genomic region:
- the LOC129884859 gene encoding ferredoxin-thioredoxin reductase, variable chain-like, whose translation MTASTPAFFSSSVLNIPNSKTQSLIIPSHKNILNPNPFTQIKINKSRNTQKPNGYFISKSVSVDNPSTVSSTSSLNLDEGVDEKDAAAMGKVGSKVRVTVPLKVYHVPKVPELDLDGRIGTLKQYVAIHKGKQISANLPYKAEFVVDDLEGRSTPVKFSAHLKEDEFEFLD comes from the coding sequence ATGACTGCTTCTACTCCAGCTTTCTTCTCATCATCAGTTCTCAACATACCCAACTCCAAGACCCAATCCCTCATCATCCCATCTCACAAAAACATCTTAAACCCTAACCCTTTTACCCAAATCAAGATTAACAAATCAAGAAACACTCAAAAGCCAAATGGGTATTTCATTTCTAAGTCTGTTAGTGTCGATAACCCCTCCACTGTTTCTTCTACATCTTCATTGAATTTAGATGAGGGGGTTGATGAAAAAGATGCTGCGGCAATGGGGAAAGTTGGGTCTAAGGTTAGGGTTACGGTTCCGTTGAAAGTGTACCATGTGCCGAAGGTTCCAGAATTGGATTTGGATGGGAGAATTGGGACGTTGAAACAGTATGTGGCTATTCATAAAGGCAAACAAATTTCAGCTAATTTGCCTTACAAGGCGGAGTTCGTGGTAGACGATTTGGAAGGGCGAAGTACTCCGGTTAAGTTCTCTGCCCACCTTAAGGAAGATGAGTTTGAGTTTCTTGATTGA
- the LOC129884858 gene encoding receptor-like protein EIX1: MERLQVCILFLVILHSIAVEFACNVATSCSANDLEALVDFKNGLNVPENRLSSWQGRDCCKWRGIGCSNTSGSIIKIDLRNPFPVDSANVMRYGFWNLSGEIRPSLIKIQSLRYLDLSLNTFGGIPIPRYVGSLKNLEYLNLSKAGFFGTLPPTLGNLSHLQYLDVSSEFSALTVESCQWVTGLVSLKYLGMNQVELSTVGSSWLEMLNQLPHLTELHLSSCGLSGSISYLTPVNFTSLAFIDLSFNSFNSMFPSWLVNISSLEYIDLSNSGFRGRIQLGISEIPRLRYLNLALNNNLSANCLDLFRGSWKQIEVLNLGSNKLHGKLPRSIGNMTYLTHFNLFLNNIEGGIPGTIGGLCNLINFDLSGNNLTGSLPEILEGMEKCDSKRPLPSLTYLKLSSNGLVGKLPGWLGQLKSLQQLGLASNFFEGPIPASLGKLQNLTNLGLSGNQLNGTLSESFGKLSELSVLDLSSNFLTGTLSEVHFNNLRKVKILDLSSNSLTLNVNRNWIPPFQIRNLDMGSCHLGPSFPTWLKSQKELKFLDISNASISDSIPGWFWDISSDLSLLNCSFNQLGGTLPNPLPIFPFADIDLSSNLFKGTIPLPRVSVELLDLSNNMFQSLIPQNISEVMPDLIFLSLSGNGISGEIPATIGKMTLVQVIDLSNNKLTGSIPSSIGECSYLKALDLGNNSLSGSVPSSLGQLIQLQSLHLNDNKFSGGVSISLKNLSSLETLDLGNNRLSGKFPLWISNGFHNLRILRLRSNSFSGELPLGMSHLSSLQVLDLAENNLTGVIPTSIGDLNAMVQEKKVNEYLLYGKYRGIYYEESLGVNLKNQFQRYTKTLSLLISIDLSRNNFNGAFPVELTKLHGLTVLNLSGNQISGQIPGNISSLHQLASLDLSESAFEGNPHLCGTPLQVLCQNGNSDNRTALENDSNDEFPDKWFYVSIGLGFITGILVPYYILLVRKAWRRAYFSFLDTVIDRFVPVRSNRITS, translated from the exons ATGGAGAGACTCCAAGTGTGTATTCTTTTTCTTGTCATTTTGCATTCAATAGCAGTAGAATTTGCTTGTAATGTTGCTACAAGTTGTTCAGCTAATGATCTTGAAGCACTTGTTGATTTCAAGAATGGCCTGAATGTTCCTGAGAATCGGCTTTCGTCGTGGCAAGGAAGAGACTGTTGTAAGTGGAGAGGAATAGGGTGCAGTAACACTTCTGGTTCTATTATCAAAATAGACCTTCGCAATCCATTTCCAGTCGATTCTGCCAATGTTATGAGGTATGGATTTTGGAACTTGAGTGGGGAGATTAGACCTTCTTTGATAAAAATCCAATCTTTAAGATACTTGGATTTGAGTCTAAACACATTTGGTGGAATCCCAATTCCAAGATATGTTGGTTCTTTAAAGAATTTGGAATATCTGAATCTTTCAAAAGCTGGTTTTTTTGGTACATTACCTCCTACTTTGGGAAATCTTTCTCACTTGCAGTATCTTGATGTTTCTTCAGAATTCTCAGCCTTGACTGTTGAAAGTTGTCAGTGGGTAACTGGTCTTGTTTCCTTAAAATATCTTGGGATGAACCAAGTAGAGCTTTCTACGGTAGGATCAAGTTGGTTGGAAATGCTAAACCAGCTTCCACATTTAACGGAGTTGCATCTTTCATCTTGTGGCTTATCTGGTTCCATTTCATATCTTACTCCTGTCAACTTCACTTCACTAGCTTTTATTGATCTTAGTTTCAATAGTTTCAACTCAATGTTCCCGAGTTGGCTAGTAAATATCAGCAGTCTTGAATATATAGACTTAAGCAACTCTGGTTTTAGAGGCAGAATTCAACTTGGCATCAGTGAGATTCCAAGGTTAAGATACTTGAACCTTGCACTAAACAATAACCTTAGTGCCAATTGCCTTGATCTATTTAGAGGAAGCTGGAAACAGATAGAAGTTCTCAATTTAGGTTCAAACAAACTACATGGAAAATTGCCTAGATCCATCGGGAATATGACTTATCTGACTCATTTCAATCTCTTTTTGAACAACATTGAAGGTGGAATACCGGGTACTATTGGAGGACTATGCAATTTAATCAACTTTGATTTATCAGGAAACAACTTGACAGGAAGTCTACCTGAAATACTCGAAGGAATGGAGAAATGTGATTCCAAGAGGCCTTTGCCTAGTTTGACATACTTAAAGCTGAGCAGCAACGGTCTTGTTGGTAAGTTACCAGGATGGTTGGGTCAGTTGAAAAGTCTTCAACAACTTGGACTAGCTTCCAACTTTTTTGAAGGACCTATACCAGCTTCTTTAGGAAAGCTTCAAAATTTGACCAACTTGGGACTTTCAGGAAACCAGCTAAATGGTACTCTCTCTGAGAGTTTTGGAAAGCTTTCTGAATTGTCTGTTCTGGATCTTTCTTCTAATTTCCTCACAGGTACTCTATCGGAAGTTCATTTTAATAACCTGCGCAAAGTGAAGATTCTTGACCTTTCATCCAACTCCTTGACCTTGAATGTTAATCGGAACTGGATTCCTCCATTTCAGATTCGAAATCTTGACATGGGGTCTTGCCATTTAGGTCCTTCTTTTCCTACTTGGCTCAAGTCTCAGAAAGAGCTCAAGTTCCTAGACATTTCAAATGCAAGTATTTCAGATTCCATTCCAGGCTGGTTTTGGGACATTTCTTCTGATTTATCCCTTCTGAATTGTTCTTTTAACCAGTTAGGTGGTACTTTACCAAATCCATTACCAATATTCCCCTTTGCAGATATTGATCTGAGTTCAAACCTATTTAAAGGAACCATTCCATTACCTAGAGTCTCAGTTGAATTGCTTGATCTTTCAAACAATATGTTTCAAAGTCTCATCCCTCAGAATATTTCTGAAGTCATGCCAGACTTGATATTTCTGTCTCTTTCAGGTAATGGAATTTCGGGTGAAATACCAGCTACTATAGGAAAGATGACCCTTGTTCAAGTCATTGATCTATCAAACAATAAGCTAACAGGAAGTATCCCTTCAAGCATAGGGGAGTGTTCTTACTTGAAAGCTTTAGACCTTGGGAACAATAGTCTATCTGGCTCAGTTCCAAGTTCTTTGGGCCAATTGATTCAGCTTCAGTCATTGCACTTAAATGACAACAAATTCTCCGGAGGGGTTTCCAtttctttgaaaaatttatCTAGTTTGGAGACACTTGATCTAGGCAACAACAGACTATCCGGAAAGTTCCCTCTGTGGATATCTAATGGTTTTCATAATCTTAGAATCCTCAGATTAAGGTCAAATTCATTTTCCGGAGAACTTCCTTTAGGAATGTCACATCTGAGTTCATTGCAGGTCCTTGATCTTGCAGAAAACAACTTAACTGGCGTCATTCCAACAAGCATAGGAGACCTGAACGCCATGGTACAAGAGAAAAAAGTGAATGAATATCTGTTATATGGGAAGTATAGAGGGATTTACTACGAAGAAAGCTTGGGAGTGAATTTGAAAAACCAGTTCCAAAGGTACACCAAGACTCTATCACTTCTTATCTCAATAGACTTGTCTAGAAACAACTTCAATGGAGCGTTTCCTGTGGAATTGACAAAGTTGCATGGCCTCACAGTTTTGAACTTGTCCGGAAATCAAATCAGTGGACAAATCCCAGGCAACATTTCAAGCTTACATCAGTTGGCATCACTTGATCTCTCAG AGTCTGCGTTTGAGGGGAATCCCCATCTTTGTGGAACTCCACTTCAAGTACTATGCCAAAATGGAAACTCGGACAATAGAACAGCACTAGAGAATGACAGCAATGATGAATTTCCTGATAAATGGTTTTATGTTAGTATTGGATTGGGATTTATTACAGGTATTCTTGTTCCTTACTATATCTTGCTCGTTCGAAAGGCATGGAGACGAGCATATTTCAGTTTCTTAGACACAGTCATCGACAGATTTGTCCCAGTCAGAAGCAACAGAATAACCAGTTGA